The following nucleotide sequence is from Leopardus geoffroyi isolate Oge1 chromosome D4, O.geoffroyi_Oge1_pat1.0, whole genome shotgun sequence.
CCAAAGTGAAGCTGCTCGTGCTCGAAGCTCTGGGCCACTGCCGCCTGGGGAGGGTGGACGGACAAACAGGTTGGGGCCGATCCCACCCCGGGGCTGCCTGGGGCCTGTcgttgctcccccccccccccccccccccgcggcgGGGGTCCCCTGCCTGTCCTCACCTGACCCTGCGTGGGACAGTGGTAGATAGAGTTCTGGTGCACCGTGCGCAGGTGTTTCATGAGGCTGTCCGGGCCCAGGACCCAGCCCACCTGGCCCAGGAACACGAGGAGGCGGTGAGGCCCTTCGGGGCCTCACCACACCCCTTCTCAGTCCCCAGGGAGGGCAGCCTCACCCGGCCTCCCAGGATCATGGCGGGGCGGTGGTACCCCTACCCTCGTCGACTCACCTTCCAGCCAGTGGCGCTAAAGGTCTTGCCAGCGCTGCCAATGGTCAGGGTGCGTTCCCACATACCGGGAAGACTGGCTGCTCAAGGTCAAAGAGAGCGGCTGCTGagcccggggggaggggcaggggagcggCGGCGGCTGGGCCCCGGTGGGCACGCGGGCTCGCACCACTCTGGACTCCACGTGCTAATAAGCTATTTACCGAACTTATCTCAGCGCGTGTCTCATGGCAGCCCTGGAGGCGGCACCACTGTGCCACCCTGTTTTCAGAGAGGTGAGGCCGCCGCCCCAGATTACCCGACCGGTGGGGCTCCAGACCCACGGGTCCTAACTGGCCGGGCTGGCACTGACTTCCGGGTTGGGCTCCGGGACCCGGCCACAAAAGTCCAGGGGGAAACGCGGGCACCCAGGTCGGCTTGGCTCACCGATGCTGACATGCTGGTACCCGTCGTAGACCAGCCACTGGTAGACCTCGTCGGTGATGCAGATCACGTCATGCTGCTGGCACAGGCTGGCCACCAGCTCCAATTCCGCCTTGGAGAACACCTGTGGGGACCGACCCCGAACCGAGAGGCCTGCTCAGAGGGATGAGGAGGTACTGCCAACCCACGGCCAAGGGCCCTTCCACCCCATCTCATTGAATCCCGGCAACTCTCACCCCGGGAGGTCTGTTGCCAGATGACAGAAAATATACATACTGGTCTCTGCACCAGGTTCCTGGCTCAGCGCTCCTAAAACCCTCGTAAATCTCTCAGTAGCAAGAGCGCCAGGAGCCTATCTTGTCCTAATATTTGATCTCGGACCCCCATCCgtccccgacacagggctcccgAAACCCTCCCAAATTCCCAAGTGATAAGAGCACTgttttttgttctaatgaggcaacACCCTGGGTaggcaccggggtggctctgGGATGGGGCCGGTCACCAGAAAGGTCCGTGATTAGAAGCTCGGAATTTTCAGCCCCACCCGCATCCTGAAGGGTGGGCAGCCTTGTGGGACGGAGCCCTGACCTGCGGGACCTGACGCTACTCCAGCTGGTGTTGCAGAATTGCTGCGTGTGggacccccctctcccccccagtcCGGGGTCAGAGTGTGGTAAGCACAGTGGTTGTGTGAGAGGAGAGATACCCAGTTGGAAGACTGGATTTTCCTCTACATCGGTTCTGTCACGTTCCCATTTTACACGGGAGAAGACACTCCGAAAGGCGAGTTCACGGTCCCAGGGTCTCAGGGAGGTCGTGGAGACACCCAGCCTGCCCCACTTCCCTGGGGAttcctgcccctgtccctggGACCTCGGTCCTCAGCTTACATTACAGGTTGACCTCCCATCTCACAGACGAAGAAACTGAGGCGCCCGACACAGCAAAGACACGAACCCCGTCTGGAGGGGCCCCCGGAAGGAGTTCTCTCAGGTACCTTTCCCACAGGGTTGTTGGGTGTGTTGAGAATTAGGGCTTTGGTATGAGAGGTAAACTTGCTGGCCAGCTCTGTGGGGTCCAGCTGCCAGTTGCTGCTGGAATCCAGTTCCCCATCCCGAGTGGGGCCCTGTAAGAGGAGGCGGGGTGTGGTGGCAATAATCACCAACATGACATTCAGCTCCAGGGATCTGACCCTCCTTCCCACAGTCCTTTTTTCCTCGGGGACTCTGGATACGCCTCCCCCATCCCGGAGAAACTggcctccttttcttccttctctgccaccTCCCAGGGGCCAACACAGCACACCCCTGGGACCCCTCCGCCTACCACACCCCAACCAGCGTCCTCACCGGCTTCAAGGTCACAAACACAGGATGACCCCCCGCCATCAACGTCATGGGTTCATAACAGTCAAAAAAGGGCTCAATGATGATGACCTAGCGGAAGGATCTGATTAGCTGGGGTCAGTACGGCCCCCGACCCTCATCCCCACCGGGCCCGAGCCTCGATCACTCACCTCGTCTCCTTCTTCCACCAGGGCCTGGAAGGCTGTGAACAGGGCCCCATAGGCACCCACAGTCACCAGCACGTTCTTGATCGGGTCTATCTCCTGTCCCAGCAGCTTCCCAAAGAAACTTGCCAGGATCTTTGTCAGGGGTGGGTAACCCTGCCAGGACAGCAGCGGTCAGCCCCCTGGCTCGGCCTGGGCCCACCCTCCCGCTCAGCTGCATCCAGGCGGTTCTAGCATTTTCTAGCAATAGGCCTGAGGCAATGTTGGCTCAAGTTGGGTGAGTTCTTTTATCTCCCCTACCAGTGCTTGTCATCAAGCCTGTTCTGTGCGGTCCCAATGCCCAGGGCTGGCATTTGGTGGAGACCCAGACAGAGCGCGTGCCTTCGCGGAGCACAGTCCAACAGAGCCCCACAGTAGCGGCAACTCCACAATTTCAGTTTAAGAAGGACATTCGTGCCATCTGATCATCCCAGCAGCCTTGCAAGACATGATTCCCACCATTTGACTGGTAGaaaaacagagactcagagacaggaaatgacttgctcaaggtcatgcacAGTTGAGGTGCAGGAATAGGCCTTTACATCACGGCTTTGGAAGCACCCTGCTTTGAGAGGAAGGTTGGATCCGTACGCTTGTTTGCTGAGGACACTTATAAAACACTCGAGGCTAAGCCAAGTGACGGAAACCCGCGGTCCAGAACTTAACTAAATAATCCACTAAACCAGATTTGACCACAGGAAATTTTCTGTACAGGAAAATATACCatgagcaaaatgaaaagacaaacattgCAAGTTAAGAGAAGGAGGTAAGatgtttaatatataaagagctcttacaaaaCAACAAGACAAAGATATATACCTAAACGAAAAAAATGAAGTAGGTCATGACAGAAAAAGTATTGATGCCCAATACACATATAATtgaggaaaagcaaataaaagcaacATTGAAAGATTGCTCTAatattataagaatataatatCAGTATTAAAAAGATTGGCAAGAGTCTAGGACAAATGGGTGGTCTGTCTACAGAACGAACTTTCCTGCCAGGTCTGCGACCAgtctgttggtggggatgtgagTAAGCCTTTTTGGAAGGCAATCTGACAATGTCTACCACATGTTTACATGCTTAGACCCTTTGATTCTCTGGTTTTACTGCCAGGGATCTAAGAGAAACACTCACACGGGTGTACAAAGATATACGTGCAAAAATATTC
It contains:
- the KYAT1 gene encoding kynurenine--oxoglutarate transaminase 1 isoform X1, whose translation is MFRNAAAISLQLMGPLQRKKAGTSVTRCLHQTLTMAKRVQARRLDGIDHNPWVEFVKMASECDAVNLGQGFPDFPPPDFAVEAFQHALSSDFMLNQYTRAFGYPPLTKILASFFGKLLGQEIDPIKNVLVTVGAYGALFTAFQALVEEGDEVIIIEPFFDCYEPMTLMAGGHPVFVTLKPGPTRDGELDSSSNWQLDPTELASKFTSHTKALILNTPNNPVGKVFSKAELELVASLCQQHDVICITDEVYQWLVYDGYQHVSIASLPGMWERTLTIGSAGKTFSATGWKVGWVLGPDSLMKHLRTVHQNSIYHCPTQGQAAVAQSFEHEQLHFGQPSSYFAWFPQAMQRTRDHMIRSLQSVGLKPVVPQGSYFFMADISDFKSKMPDLPGDVDEPYDRRFVKWMIKTKGLVAIPVSTFYSVPHRKIFDHYIRFCFVKDESTLQAMDEKLQKWKKELRP
- the KYAT1 gene encoding kynurenine--oxoglutarate transaminase 1 isoform X3; translated protein: MAKRVQARRLDGIDHNPWVEFVKMASECDAVNLGQGFPDFPPPDFAVEAFQHALSSDFMLNQYTRAFGYPPLTKILASFFGKLLGQEIDPIKNVLVTVGAYGALFTAFQALVEEGDEVIIIEPFFDCYEPMTLMAGGHPVFVTLKPGPTRDGELDSSSNWQLDPTELASKFTSHTKALILNTPNNPVGKVFSKAELELVASLCQQHDVICITDEVYQWLVYDGYQHVSIASLPGMWERTLTIGSAGKTFSATGWKVGWVLGPDSLMKHLRTVHQNSIYHCPTQGQAAVAQSFEHEQLHFGQPSSYFAWFPQAMQRTRDHMIRSLQSVGLKPVVPQGSYFFMADISDFKSKMPDLPGDVDEPYDRRFVKWMIKTKGLVAIPVSTFYSVPHRKIFDHYIRFCFVKDESTLQAMDEKLQKWKKELRP
- the KYAT1 gene encoding kynurenine--oxoglutarate transaminase 1 isoform X2 gives rise to the protein MGPLQRKKAGTSVTRCLHQTLTMAKRVQARRLDGIDHNPWVEFVKMASECDAVNLGQGFPDFPPPDFAVEAFQHALSSDFMLNQYTRAFGYPPLTKILASFFGKLLGQEIDPIKNVLVTVGAYGALFTAFQALVEEGDEVIIIEPFFDCYEPMTLMAGGHPVFVTLKPGPTRDGELDSSSNWQLDPTELASKFTSHTKALILNTPNNPVGKVFSKAELELVASLCQQHDVICITDEVYQWLVYDGYQHVSIASLPGMWERTLTIGSAGKTFSATGWKVGWVLGPDSLMKHLRTVHQNSIYHCPTQGQAAVAQSFEHEQLHFGQPSSYFAWFPQAMQRTRDHMIRSLQSVGLKPVVPQGSYFFMADISDFKSKMPDLPGDVDEPYDRRFVKWMIKTKGLVAIPVSTFYSVPHRKIFDHYIRFCFVKDESTLQAMDEKLQKWKKELRP